A single window of Ornithorhynchus anatinus isolate Pmale09 chromosome 3, mOrnAna1.pri.v4, whole genome shotgun sequence DNA harbors:
- the SF1 gene encoding splicing factor 1 isoform X8, with the protein MEQKTVIPGMPTVIPPGLTREQERAYIVQLQIEDLTRKLRTGDLGIPPNPEDRSPSPEPIYNSEGKRLNTREFRTRKKLEEERHNLITEMVALNPDFKPPADYKPPATRVSDKVMIPQDEYPEINFVGLLIGPRGNTLKNIEKECNAKIMIRGKGSVKEGKVGRKDGQMLPGEDEPLHALVTANTMENVKKAVEQIRNILKQGIETPEDQNDLRKMQLRELARLNGTLREDDNRILRPWQSSETRSITNTTVCTKCGGAGHIASDCKFQRPGDPQSAQDKARMDKEYLSLMAELGEAPVPASVGSTSGPTSTPLASAPRPAAPANNPPPPSLMSTAQSRPPWMNSGPSESRPYHGMHGGGGPHSFPHPLPSLTGGHGGHPMQHNPNGPPPPWMQPPLPPMNQGPHPPGHHGPPPMGKSVPGKYACGLWGLSPASRKRYDAAAAAAYGHDAAAAASQWAAPAPSLWPSSPMAAAAAASASPAAQQQYGFQYPLAMAAKIRPRGGGPRHASEDFPRPLVTLPGRQPQQRPWWTGWFGKAA; encoded by the exons ATGGAACAGAAGACGGTGATTCCGGGCATGCCTACCGTGATACCCCCAGGACTTACCCGGGAGCAGGAGAGAGCCTACATAG TGCAACTGCAGATAGAAGACCTGACTCGCAAACTACGCACAGGAGACCTGGGCATCCCCCCTAACCCTGAGGACAG GTCCCCTTCCCCCGAGCCCATTTACAATAGCGAGGGGAAGCGGTTGAACACCCGTGAGTTCCGGACCCGGaagaagctggaggaagaacgGCACAACCTCATCACGGAGATGGTTGCGCTCAATCCTGACTTCAAGCCGCCCGCCGACTACAA ACCTCCGGCCACCCGGGTGAGCGATAAGGTGATGATCCCCCAGGACGAGTACCCCGAGATCAACTTTGTGGGACTGCTGATTGGGCCCAG AGGCAACACCCTGAAGAACATAGAGAAGGAATGCAATGCCAAGATCATGATCCGAGGCAAAGGCTCGGTCAAGGAAGGCAAGGTTGGCCGGAAAGATGGGCAGATGCTGCCGGGGGAGGACGAACCCCTTCACGCGCTGGTGACCGCCAACACCATGGAGAACGTAAAGAAGGCGGTCGAGCAG ATCCGGAATATCCTGAAACAAGGCATCGAGACCCCCGAGGATCAGAACGACCTACGCAAGATGCAGCTGCGGGAGTTGGCCCGTTTGAACGGAACCCTGCGGGAGGATGACAACAG GATCTTGAGACCCTGGCAAAGCTCAGAGACTCGCAGCATCACCAACACCACCGTTTGTACTAAGTGTGGAGGGGCCGGCCACATCGCCTCGGACTGCAAATTCCAGCG GCCGGGAGACCCCCAGTCTGCCCAGGACAAAGCGCGGATGGATAAGGAATATCTGTCCCTCATGGCCGAGCTGGGCGAAGCTCCCGTCCCGGCTTCCGTGGGCTCGACCTCTGGGCCCACCAGCACGCCTCTGGCcagcgccccccggcccgccgcccctgCCAACAACCCGCCACCGCCG TCTCTCATGTCCACCGCCCAGAGCCGCCCGCCGTGGATGAACTCGGGCCCCTCGGAGAGCCGCCCCTACCACGGCATGCACGGAGGAGGTGGACCCCACAGCTTCCCCCACCCGCTGCCCAGCCTGACCGGAGGGCACGGCGGGCACCCTATGCAGCACAACCCCAACGGGCCGCCACCCCCCTGGATGCAGCCGCCGCTCCCACCCATGAACCAGGGCCCCCACCCGCCTGGGCACCATGGCCCTCCTCCAATGGGTAA ATCAGTACCTGGGAAGTACGCCTGTGGGCTCTGGGGTCTATCGCCTGCATCAAGGAAAAG gtatgatgccgccgccgccgccgcctatgGGCAtgatgccgccgccgccgcctcccagtgggcagcccccgccccctccctctggccctcttcccccatggcagcagcagcagcagcctccgcctcccccgccgcccagcaGCAGTATGGCTTCCAGTACCCCCTTGCCATGGCAGCAAA GATCCGTCCCCGCGGCGGTGGCCCGCGCCATGCGAGTGAGGACTTTCCGCGCCCACTGGTGACCCTCCCGGGCAGACAGCCTCAGCAACGCCCCTGGTGGACAGGATGGTTCGGCAAAGCAGCCTGA
- the SF1 gene encoding splicing factor 1 isoform X3, protein MATGANATPLGKLHPPAAAPPGLPPPGPKRGFEPLPPPPPPGPGAGLMVPGPPPPPLMGPLSAAFPFAALPPPPPPPPPPPPPPPQQQQQPPPPQPPPPPPPPPGASYPQQPQPPPPPPPPPPPPPPPQPPPPPLFQHLSPPPPQPPPQPQPQPPPQPPPQPLQDQQPGPAGGGGDFPSKKRKRSRWNQDTMEQKTVIPGMPTVIPPGLTREQERAYIVQLQIEDLTRKLRTGDLGIPPNPEDRSPSPEPIYNSEGKRLNTREFRTRKKLEEERHNLITEMVALNPDFKPPADYKPPATRVSDKVMIPQDEYPEINFVGLLIGPRGNTLKNIEKECNAKIMIRGKGSVKEGKVGRKDGQMLPGEDEPLHALVTANTMENVKKAVEQIRNILKQGIETPEDQNDLRKMQLRELARLNGTLREDDNRILRPWQSSETRSITNTTVCTKCGGAGHIASDCKFQRPGDPQSAQDKARMDKEYLSLMAELGEAPVPASVGSTSGPTSTPLASAPRPAAPANNPPPPSLMSTAQSRPPWMNSGPSESRPYHGMHGGGGPHSFPHPLPSLTGGHGGHPMQHNPNGPPPPWMQPPLPPMNQGPHPPGHHGPPPMDQYLGSTPVGSGVYRLHQGKGMMPPPPPPMGMMPPPPPPSGQPPPPPSGPLPPWQQQQQPPPPPPPSSSMASSTPLPWQQRSVPAAVARAMRVRTFRAHW, encoded by the exons ATGGCGACCGGAGCGAACGCCACGCCGCTGGGTAAGCTGCACCCGCCGGCCGCGGCCCCCCCCGGGcttccccctcccgggcccaagcGGGGCTTCgagccgctgccgccgccgccgccgccggggcccggggcggggctcaTGGTCCCGGGGCCTCCGCCCCCCCCGCTGATGGGCCCCCTGTCTGCGGCCTTCCCCTTCGCggccctgccgccgccgccgcctccgccgccgccgccgccccctccgccccctcaacaacagcagcagccgccgccccctcagccgccgccgccgcccccgccgccgccgggtgCCTCGTACCCGCAGCAGCCgcagccgccccctcctccgccgccgccgcctcctcctccgccgccgcctcagccgccgccgccgccgctcttcCAGCACctgtcgccgccgccgcctcagccgccgcctcagcctcagccccaacCGCCGCCTCAGCCGCCGCCTCAGCCGCTCCAGGATCAgcagccgggcccggccggcgggggaggag ACTTCCCAAGTAAGAAGCGGAAGAGGAGCCGCTGGAATCAAGACACCATGGAACAGAAGACGGTGATTCCGGGCATGCCTACCGTGATACCCCCAGGACTTACCCGGGAGCAGGAGAGAGCCTACATAG TGCAACTGCAGATAGAAGACCTGACTCGCAAACTACGCACAGGAGACCTGGGCATCCCCCCTAACCCTGAGGACAG GTCCCCTTCCCCCGAGCCCATTTACAATAGCGAGGGGAAGCGGTTGAACACCCGTGAGTTCCGGACCCGGaagaagctggaggaagaacgGCACAACCTCATCACGGAGATGGTTGCGCTCAATCCTGACTTCAAGCCGCCCGCCGACTACAA ACCTCCGGCCACCCGGGTGAGCGATAAGGTGATGATCCCCCAGGACGAGTACCCCGAGATCAACTTTGTGGGACTGCTGATTGGGCCCAG AGGCAACACCCTGAAGAACATAGAGAAGGAATGCAATGCCAAGATCATGATCCGAGGCAAAGGCTCGGTCAAGGAAGGCAAGGTTGGCCGGAAAGATGGGCAGATGCTGCCGGGGGAGGACGAACCCCTTCACGCGCTGGTGACCGCCAACACCATGGAGAACGTAAAGAAGGCGGTCGAGCAG ATCCGGAATATCCTGAAACAAGGCATCGAGACCCCCGAGGATCAGAACGACCTACGCAAGATGCAGCTGCGGGAGTTGGCCCGTTTGAACGGAACCCTGCGGGAGGATGACAACAG GATCTTGAGACCCTGGCAAAGCTCAGAGACTCGCAGCATCACCAACACCACCGTTTGTACTAAGTGTGGAGGGGCCGGCCACATCGCCTCGGACTGCAAATTCCAGCG GCCGGGAGACCCCCAGTCTGCCCAGGACAAAGCGCGGATGGATAAGGAATATCTGTCCCTCATGGCCGAGCTGGGCGAAGCTCCCGTCCCGGCTTCCGTGGGCTCGACCTCTGGGCCCACCAGCACGCCTCTGGCcagcgccccccggcccgccgcccctgCCAACAACCCGCCACCGCCG TCTCTCATGTCCACCGCCCAGAGCCGCCCGCCGTGGATGAACTCGGGCCCCTCGGAGAGCCGCCCCTACCACGGCATGCACGGAGGAGGTGGACCCCACAGCTTCCCCCACCCGCTGCCCAGCCTGACCGGAGGGCACGGCGGGCACCCTATGCAGCACAACCCCAACGGGCCGCCACCCCCCTGGATGCAGCCGCCGCTCCCACCCATGAACCAGGGCCCCCACCCGCCTGGGCACCATGGCCCTCCTCCAATGG ATCAGTACCTGGGAAGTACGCCTGTGGGCTCTGGGGTCTATCGCCTGCATCAAGGAAAAG gtatgatgccgccgccgccgccgcctatgGGCAtgatgccgccgccgccgcctcccagtgggcagcccccgccccctccctctggccctcttcccccatggcagcagcagcagcagcctccgcctcccccgccgcccagcaGCAGTATGGCTTCCAGTACCCCCTTGCCATGGCAGCAAA GATCCGTCCCCGCGGCGGTGGCCCGCGCCATGCGAGTGAGGACTTTCCGCGCCCACTGGTGA
- the SF1 gene encoding splicing factor 1 isoform X1, with product MATGANATPLGKLHPPAAAPPGLPPPGPKRGFEPLPPPPPPGPGAGLMVPGPPPPPLMGPLSAAFPFAALPPPPPPPPPPPPPPPQQQQQPPPPQPPPPPPPPPGASYPQQPQPPPPPPPPPPPPPPPQPPPPPLFQHLSPPPPQPPPQPQPQPPPQPPPQPLQDQQPGPAGGGGDFPSKKRKRSRWNQDTMEQKTVIPGMPTVIPPGLTREQERAYIVQLQIEDLTRKLRTGDLGIPPNPEDRSPSPEPIYNSEGKRLNTREFRTRKKLEEERHNLITEMVALNPDFKPPADYKPPATRVSDKVMIPQDEYPEINFVGLLIGPRGNTLKNIEKECNAKIMIRGKGSVKEGKVGRKDGQMLPGEDEPLHALVTANTMENVKKAVEQIRNILKQGIETPEDQNDLRKMQLRELARLNGTLREDDNRILRPWQSSETRSITNTTVCTKCGGAGHIASDCKFQRPGDPQSAQDKARMDKEYLSLMAELGEAPVPASVGSTSGPTSTPLASAPRPAAPANNPPPPSLMSTAQSRPPWMNSGPSESRPYHGMHGGGGPHSFPHPLPSLTGGHGGHPMQHNPNGPPPPWMQPPLPPMNQGPHPPGHHGPPPMDQYLGSTPVGSGVYRLHQGKGMMPPPPPPMGMMPPPPPPSGQPPPPPSGPLPPWQQQQQPPPPPPPSSSMASSTPLPWQQNTTTTTTSAGTGSIPPWQQQQAAAAASPGAPQMQGNPTMVPLPPGVQPPLPPGAPPPPPPPPPGSAGMMYAPPPPPPPPMDPSNFVTMMGMGVAGMPPFGMPPAPPPPPPQN from the exons ATGGCGACCGGAGCGAACGCCACGCCGCTGGGTAAGCTGCACCCGCCGGCCGCGGCCCCCCCCGGGcttccccctcccgggcccaagcGGGGCTTCgagccgctgccgccgccgccgccgccggggcccggggcggggctcaTGGTCCCGGGGCCTCCGCCCCCCCCGCTGATGGGCCCCCTGTCTGCGGCCTTCCCCTTCGCggccctgccgccgccgccgcctccgccgccgccgccgccccctccgccccctcaacaacagcagcagccgccgccccctcagccgccgccgccgcccccgccgccgccgggtgCCTCGTACCCGCAGCAGCCgcagccgccccctcctccgccgccgccgcctcctcctccgccgccgcctcagccgccgccgccgccgctcttcCAGCACctgtcgccgccgccgcctcagccgccgcctcagcctcagccccaacCGCCGCCTCAGCCGCCGCCTCAGCCGCTCCAGGATCAgcagccgggcccggccggcgggggaggag ACTTCCCAAGTAAGAAGCGGAAGAGGAGCCGCTGGAATCAAGACACCATGGAACAGAAGACGGTGATTCCGGGCATGCCTACCGTGATACCCCCAGGACTTACCCGGGAGCAGGAGAGAGCCTACATAG TGCAACTGCAGATAGAAGACCTGACTCGCAAACTACGCACAGGAGACCTGGGCATCCCCCCTAACCCTGAGGACAG GTCCCCTTCCCCCGAGCCCATTTACAATAGCGAGGGGAAGCGGTTGAACACCCGTGAGTTCCGGACCCGGaagaagctggaggaagaacgGCACAACCTCATCACGGAGATGGTTGCGCTCAATCCTGACTTCAAGCCGCCCGCCGACTACAA ACCTCCGGCCACCCGGGTGAGCGATAAGGTGATGATCCCCCAGGACGAGTACCCCGAGATCAACTTTGTGGGACTGCTGATTGGGCCCAG AGGCAACACCCTGAAGAACATAGAGAAGGAATGCAATGCCAAGATCATGATCCGAGGCAAAGGCTCGGTCAAGGAAGGCAAGGTTGGCCGGAAAGATGGGCAGATGCTGCCGGGGGAGGACGAACCCCTTCACGCGCTGGTGACCGCCAACACCATGGAGAACGTAAAGAAGGCGGTCGAGCAG ATCCGGAATATCCTGAAACAAGGCATCGAGACCCCCGAGGATCAGAACGACCTACGCAAGATGCAGCTGCGGGAGTTGGCCCGTTTGAACGGAACCCTGCGGGAGGATGACAACAG GATCTTGAGACCCTGGCAAAGCTCAGAGACTCGCAGCATCACCAACACCACCGTTTGTACTAAGTGTGGAGGGGCCGGCCACATCGCCTCGGACTGCAAATTCCAGCG GCCGGGAGACCCCCAGTCTGCCCAGGACAAAGCGCGGATGGATAAGGAATATCTGTCCCTCATGGCCGAGCTGGGCGAAGCTCCCGTCCCGGCTTCCGTGGGCTCGACCTCTGGGCCCACCAGCACGCCTCTGGCcagcgccccccggcccgccgcccctgCCAACAACCCGCCACCGCCG TCTCTCATGTCCACCGCCCAGAGCCGCCCGCCGTGGATGAACTCGGGCCCCTCGGAGAGCCGCCCCTACCACGGCATGCACGGAGGAGGTGGACCCCACAGCTTCCCCCACCCGCTGCCCAGCCTGACCGGAGGGCACGGCGGGCACCCTATGCAGCACAACCCCAACGGGCCGCCACCCCCCTGGATGCAGCCGCCGCTCCCACCCATGAACCAGGGCCCCCACCCGCCTGGGCACCATGGCCCTCCTCCAATGG ATCAGTACCTGGGAAGTACGCCTGTGGGCTCTGGGGTCTATCGCCTGCATCAAGGAAAAG gtatgatgccgccgccgccgccgcctatgGGCAtgatgccgccgccgccgcctcccagtgggcagcccccgccccctccctctggccctcttcccccatggcagcagcagcagcagcctccgcctcccccgccgcccagcaGCAGTATGGCTTCCAGTACCCCCTTGCCATGGCAGCAAA ATACGACGACTACCACCACGAGCGCTGGCACAGGGTCCATCCCGCCATGGCAACAGCAGCAGGCGGCTGCCGCAGCTTCTCCAGGAGCCCCTCAGATGCAAGGCAACCCCACTATGgtgcccctgccccccggggTCCAGCCGCCTCTGCcgcccggggcccccccccctccgccgcctccgccgcctggtTCCGCCGGCATGATGtatgccccgccccctcctcctccgcctcccatggACCCTTCTAACTTTGTCACCATGATGGGCATGGGGGTGGCGGGCATGCCGCCCTTCGGGATGCCTCCAGctcccccaccgcctcctccACAGAACTAG
- the SF1 gene encoding splicing factor 1 isoform X5, whose protein sequence is MATGANATPLDFPSKKRKRSRWNQDTMEQKTVIPGMPTVIPPGLTREQERAYIVQLQIEDLTRKLRTGDLGIPPNPEDRSPSPEPIYNSEGKRLNTREFRTRKKLEEERHNLITEMVALNPDFKPPADYKPPATRVSDKVMIPQDEYPEINFVGLLIGPRGNTLKNIEKECNAKIMIRGKGSVKEGKVGRKDGQMLPGEDEPLHALVTANTMENVKKAVEQIRNILKQGIETPEDQNDLRKMQLRELARLNGTLREDDNRILRPWQSSETRSITNTTVCTKCGGAGHIASDCKFQRPGDPQSAQDKARMDKEYLSLMAELGEAPVPASVGSTSGPTSTPLASAPRPAAPANNPPPPSLMSTAQSRPPWMNSGPSESRPYHGMHGGGGPHSFPHPLPSLTGGHGGHPMQHNPNGPPPPWMQPPLPPMNQGPHPPGHHGPPPMDQYLGSTPVGSGVYRLHQGKGMMPPPPPPMGMMPPPPPPSGQPPPPPSGPLPPWQQQQQPPPPPPPSSSMASSTPLPWQQNTTTTTTSAGTGSIPPWQQQQAAAAASPGAPQMQGNPTMVPLPPGVQPPLPPGAPPPPPPPPPGSAGMMYAPPPPPPPPMDPSNFVTMMGMGVAGMPPFGMPPAPPPPPPQN, encoded by the exons ATGGCGACCGGAGCGAACGCCACGCCGCTGG ACTTCCCAAGTAAGAAGCGGAAGAGGAGCCGCTGGAATCAAGACACCATGGAACAGAAGACGGTGATTCCGGGCATGCCTACCGTGATACCCCCAGGACTTACCCGGGAGCAGGAGAGAGCCTACATAG TGCAACTGCAGATAGAAGACCTGACTCGCAAACTACGCACAGGAGACCTGGGCATCCCCCCTAACCCTGAGGACAG GTCCCCTTCCCCCGAGCCCATTTACAATAGCGAGGGGAAGCGGTTGAACACCCGTGAGTTCCGGACCCGGaagaagctggaggaagaacgGCACAACCTCATCACGGAGATGGTTGCGCTCAATCCTGACTTCAAGCCGCCCGCCGACTACAA ACCTCCGGCCACCCGGGTGAGCGATAAGGTGATGATCCCCCAGGACGAGTACCCCGAGATCAACTTTGTGGGACTGCTGATTGGGCCCAG AGGCAACACCCTGAAGAACATAGAGAAGGAATGCAATGCCAAGATCATGATCCGAGGCAAAGGCTCGGTCAAGGAAGGCAAGGTTGGCCGGAAAGATGGGCAGATGCTGCCGGGGGAGGACGAACCCCTTCACGCGCTGGTGACCGCCAACACCATGGAGAACGTAAAGAAGGCGGTCGAGCAG ATCCGGAATATCCTGAAACAAGGCATCGAGACCCCCGAGGATCAGAACGACCTACGCAAGATGCAGCTGCGGGAGTTGGCCCGTTTGAACGGAACCCTGCGGGAGGATGACAACAG GATCTTGAGACCCTGGCAAAGCTCAGAGACTCGCAGCATCACCAACACCACCGTTTGTACTAAGTGTGGAGGGGCCGGCCACATCGCCTCGGACTGCAAATTCCAGCG GCCGGGAGACCCCCAGTCTGCCCAGGACAAAGCGCGGATGGATAAGGAATATCTGTCCCTCATGGCCGAGCTGGGCGAAGCTCCCGTCCCGGCTTCCGTGGGCTCGACCTCTGGGCCCACCAGCACGCCTCTGGCcagcgccccccggcccgccgcccctgCCAACAACCCGCCACCGCCG TCTCTCATGTCCACCGCCCAGAGCCGCCCGCCGTGGATGAACTCGGGCCCCTCGGAGAGCCGCCCCTACCACGGCATGCACGGAGGAGGTGGACCCCACAGCTTCCCCCACCCGCTGCCCAGCCTGACCGGAGGGCACGGCGGGCACCCTATGCAGCACAACCCCAACGGGCCGCCACCCCCCTGGATGCAGCCGCCGCTCCCACCCATGAACCAGGGCCCCCACCCGCCTGGGCACCATGGCCCTCCTCCAATGG ATCAGTACCTGGGAAGTACGCCTGTGGGCTCTGGGGTCTATCGCCTGCATCAAGGAAAAG gtatgatgccgccgccgccgccgcctatgGGCAtgatgccgccgccgccgcctcccagtgggcagcccccgccccctccctctggccctcttcccccatggcagcagcagcagcagcctccgcctcccccgccgcccagcaGCAGTATGGCTTCCAGTACCCCCTTGCCATGGCAGCAAA ATACGACGACTACCACCACGAGCGCTGGCACAGGGTCCATCCCGCCATGGCAACAGCAGCAGGCGGCTGCCGCAGCTTCTCCAGGAGCCCCTCAGATGCAAGGCAACCCCACTATGgtgcccctgccccccggggTCCAGCCGCCTCTGCcgcccggggcccccccccctccgccgcctccgccgcctggtTCCGCCGGCATGATGtatgccccgccccctcctcctccgcctcccatggACCCTTCTAACTTTGTCACCATGATGGGCATGGGGGTGGCGGGCATGCCGCCCTTCGGGATGCCTCCAGctcccccaccgcctcctccACAGAACTAG
- the SF1 gene encoding splicing factor 1 isoform X6, producing the protein MATGANATPLDFPSKKRKRSRWNQDTMEQKTVIPGMPTVIPPGLTREQERAYIVQLQIEDLTRKLRTGDLGIPPNPEDRSPSPEPIYNSEGKRLNTREFRTRKKLEEERHNLITEMVALNPDFKPPADYKPPATRVSDKVMIPQDEYPEINFVGLLIGPRGNTLKNIEKECNAKIMIRGKGSVKEGKVGRKDGQMLPGEDEPLHALVTANTMENVKKAVEQIRNILKQGIETPEDQNDLRKMQLRELARLNGTLREDDNRILRPWQSSETRSITNTTVCTKCGGAGHIASDCKFQRPGDPQSAQDKARMDKEYLSLMAELGEAPVPASVGSTSGPTSTPLASAPRPAAPANNPPPPSLMSTAQSRPPWMNSGPSESRPYHGMHGGGGPHSFPHPLPSLTGGHGGHPMQHNPNGPPPPWMQPPLPPMNQGPHPPGHHGPPPMDQYLGSTPVGSGVYRLHQGKGMMPPPPPPMGMMPPPPPPSGQPPPPPSGPLPPWQQQQQPPPPPPPSSSMASSTPLPWQQNTTTTTTSAGTGSIPPWQQQQAAAAASPGAPQMQGNPTMVPLPPGVQPPLPPGAPPPPPPPPPGSAGMMIRPRGGGPRHASEDFPRPLVTLPGRQPQQRPWWTGWFGKAA; encoded by the exons ATGGCGACCGGAGCGAACGCCACGCCGCTGG ACTTCCCAAGTAAGAAGCGGAAGAGGAGCCGCTGGAATCAAGACACCATGGAACAGAAGACGGTGATTCCGGGCATGCCTACCGTGATACCCCCAGGACTTACCCGGGAGCAGGAGAGAGCCTACATAG TGCAACTGCAGATAGAAGACCTGACTCGCAAACTACGCACAGGAGACCTGGGCATCCCCCCTAACCCTGAGGACAG GTCCCCTTCCCCCGAGCCCATTTACAATAGCGAGGGGAAGCGGTTGAACACCCGTGAGTTCCGGACCCGGaagaagctggaggaagaacgGCACAACCTCATCACGGAGATGGTTGCGCTCAATCCTGACTTCAAGCCGCCCGCCGACTACAA ACCTCCGGCCACCCGGGTGAGCGATAAGGTGATGATCCCCCAGGACGAGTACCCCGAGATCAACTTTGTGGGACTGCTGATTGGGCCCAG AGGCAACACCCTGAAGAACATAGAGAAGGAATGCAATGCCAAGATCATGATCCGAGGCAAAGGCTCGGTCAAGGAAGGCAAGGTTGGCCGGAAAGATGGGCAGATGCTGCCGGGGGAGGACGAACCCCTTCACGCGCTGGTGACCGCCAACACCATGGAGAACGTAAAGAAGGCGGTCGAGCAG ATCCGGAATATCCTGAAACAAGGCATCGAGACCCCCGAGGATCAGAACGACCTACGCAAGATGCAGCTGCGGGAGTTGGCCCGTTTGAACGGAACCCTGCGGGAGGATGACAACAG GATCTTGAGACCCTGGCAAAGCTCAGAGACTCGCAGCATCACCAACACCACCGTTTGTACTAAGTGTGGAGGGGCCGGCCACATCGCCTCGGACTGCAAATTCCAGCG GCCGGGAGACCCCCAGTCTGCCCAGGACAAAGCGCGGATGGATAAGGAATATCTGTCCCTCATGGCCGAGCTGGGCGAAGCTCCCGTCCCGGCTTCCGTGGGCTCGACCTCTGGGCCCACCAGCACGCCTCTGGCcagcgccccccggcccgccgcccctgCCAACAACCCGCCACCGCCG TCTCTCATGTCCACCGCCCAGAGCCGCCCGCCGTGGATGAACTCGGGCCCCTCGGAGAGCCGCCCCTACCACGGCATGCACGGAGGAGGTGGACCCCACAGCTTCCCCCACCCGCTGCCCAGCCTGACCGGAGGGCACGGCGGGCACCCTATGCAGCACAACCCCAACGGGCCGCCACCCCCCTGGATGCAGCCGCCGCTCCCACCCATGAACCAGGGCCCCCACCCGCCTGGGCACCATGGCCCTCCTCCAATGG ATCAGTACCTGGGAAGTACGCCTGTGGGCTCTGGGGTCTATCGCCTGCATCAAGGAAAAG gtatgatgccgccgccgccgccgcctatgGGCAtgatgccgccgccgccgcctcccagtgggcagcccccgccccctccctctggccctcttcccccatggcagcagcagcagcagcctccgcctcccccgccgcccagcaGCAGTATGGCTTCCAGTACCCCCTTGCCATGGCAGCAAA ATACGACGACTACCACCACGAGCGCTGGCACAGGGTCCATCCCGCCATGGCAACAGCAGCAGGCGGCTGCCGCAGCTTCTCCAGGAGCCCCTCAGATGCAAGGCAACCCCACTATGgtgcccctgccccccggggTCCAGCCGCCTCTGCcgcccggggcccccccccctccgccgcctccgccgcctggtTCCGCCGGCATGAT GATCCGTCCCCGCGGCGGTGGCCCGCGCCATGCGAGTGAGGACTTTCCGCGCCCACTGGTGACCCTCCCGGGCAGACAGCCTCAGCAACGCCCCTGGTGGACAGGATGGTTCGGCAAAGCAGCCTGA